Proteins found in one Pseudochaenichthys georgianus chromosome 13, fPseGeo1.2, whole genome shotgun sequence genomic segment:
- the LOC117456884 gene encoding interferon alpha-inducible protein 27-like protein 2A, giving the protein MGLLTAALVVGGAAGAVVAAPFALTAVGFTTIGITAGSYAAAWMSAAAVANAGAVAGGSAVAGLQAAGAVGLPAVASAGVAGVGATIGLITAILI; this is encoded by the exons ATGGGGCTGT TAACTGCAGCTTTAGTTGTCGGTGGAGCAG CTGGAGCTGTCGTCGCTGCTCCTTTTGCTCTGACCGCTGTAGGGTTCACCACCATCGGGATCACCGCAGGCTCCTATGCTGCCGCCTGGATGTCAGCTGCTGCAGTGGCTAACGCGGGAGCTGTGGCAGGCGGAAGTGCAGTGGCTGGTTTGCAGGCAGCAG GTGCAGTCGGTCTGCCAGCAGTTGCCTCTGCAGGTGTGGCTGGCGTCGGAGCAACCATTGGATTGATAACGGCAATCCTTATCTGA